The sequence CCTTCACAATTCTCTGAGTTTTCTTTAATTAGTTACTATCTATATAATTATAGTTATGCTATAATAATAAAAAAATCTAAGGAGAAAGGAAGTAAGAAGATGAAGATAAGATTCTTTGGAGAGATTGATATCAATAAAGACTATTATGAAACTACTATTCATTTAAAGGATAGAGATATCCAATTAGATTTGGATTTAGAGGAAGTAGTAGGAAAAAAAGATTGGATATTAGAGTATGATGAATATATTTCAAACTTATCTAGTTTTAAAGAAAAAATAGAAGAAAAATTAAATGAGGATTTTGATGACTGGGGTCTTACAAAAGAGTGGATAGATTGGCACATAGAAGAATTCGATAAAAAAGATATAGAAAAACTCACTGAAGAAACAGAAAAAACTCTTCCAATAGATGAGAAACTTTTTAGGGTTATAAATCTAGTAAGAGTAGGAATATACCCAAAATATGAAGACTATGCTGTATGGGATTTTATGCTAGATAAAAAGTTTAGCAGTCAAATTCTTGTAGTTATTACTGATAATAAGGGAGAAATTCTAGATATTACTTGGGAAAGTTAATAATATTCTAAAAAATGATAGATAAAAAATAAAAATCTATGTATAATTATTGATAATGGTACAAGTATTTATTTAATAAAGCTCTACAAATATTGAGGTTAAAAATCGAGGAGAAGACTTAATTATGACAGATCTAACAACAGGTAGTCCTACAAAACAAATGCTAAAATTTGCTATCCCAGTGTGTCTAGGGAATTTATTTCAACTTTTTTATAGCTTAACAGATACTAGGATAGTGGGAAGTACTTTAGGAGAAAATACTCTAGCAGCTGTTGGGGCAAGTACAGCAATAAGTACTCTACTTATTGGTTTTCTAACAGGACTTACAAATGGATTTTCTATTATTATTGCTCAAAATTTTGGAGCAAAAAATGAAAAGAATATAAGGAAAAGTATAGGGGGAACATTTTTATTAGGTTTTTTAACAGCACTATTCATAAGTTTTTTTAGTGTTACATTTTTAAAACCAATACTTAATATATTAAATGTTTCTAATGAAATTTTTTCACAATCTTATGGATATATTAAAATTATCCTTTTGGGAATAATAGCTACTATGTTTTATAATGCTTTTGCTGGAATATTAAGAGCTATTGGAGATACAATAGCTCCTCTTATATTTTTAGTTATAGCTTGTGGATTTAATATATTTTTGGATTTATATTTTATACTTAATCTTAAAATGGGAGTAGTTGGAGCAGCTTGGGCAACAGTCACCTCTCAAGGAATATCAGTACTATTTTGTGTAGTATATATGTGGAAAAAATATCCAAATCTTAGATTGAAAAAAGAGGATTTCAAAATAGATATACAACTCGTAAAAAAACTTTATGGTTCTGGTCTCTCTATGGGAATGATGATGTCCCTTGTATATTTTGGAACTTTGGCTCTACAAATAGCTATCAATGCTCTTGGAACAAATACAATAGTAGCTCATACAGCAGCTAGAAAGATAACAGAGTTTTTTATGCTTCCATTTGGAGTGATGAGTGTTACAATGGCAACATATTGTGGACAAAATAAAGGAGCTAGGGAGTATAAGAGAATAAAAATAGGAATATGGCAAGCTCTTTATATAACTTGGGTTTGGTGTGCTTTTATTTTGATACTAAGTTACACAATCTCTCCACAGTTAGTATATCTAGTTACAGGAACTAGAATTTCTGAAATAATTAATATAGCAGAAAAATATTTAAAAATAAATACGATATTTTATTTTGTCCCAGCTATTATATGCATATTGAGAAATGCTATGCAAGGAATAGGAGATTTAATAACTCCAATTTTCTCCAGTTTTATAGAGTTAGTTGGAAAAGTAGCTGTAGCTTTTTTCCTCACACCTAGTATAGGATATATGGGAATAATAGTTTCTGAACCAATTGTTTGGATATTAATGGTGATTCCTTTAATAGTGATGATCATAAAAAATCCTATTTTTAAAGAGAGAACTGTAAAAATATAAAAAATTATGGAAGGAGAGAAACATGTGGACTTGGTTTTTTATAGGAGTAGTATTTTTGATAATAGAAGGTATTAGCTTTGGATTATTATCTATTTGGTTTGCTATTGGAGCTTTTGTAACTATGTTTTTTACATATCTTCCCATTGATTATCAATTTTTTATTTTTATAGTAATATCTGGTATTTCACTTTTACTTATTAGAAAGACAACTATAGTTTATCTTAAAAGTAAGAGAAAAGAAGTAGATAGAATCAGAAAAGCTAACGTCAAAGTTGATAATATTTTAATACGAGGTAATGAAAGAATATACATAGTTAAACTAGATGGAAAAATTTGGGAATCTATTTGTAAAAACAAATTAGAAATAGATGAAATAGCTCAAGTAAAAGAAATAAAGGGAAATAAACTGCTTTTAATTAAATTAGAAGATGAAATTTTAGATATTTAAAAATTTAATCTAAATAAATTAGGAGGGATCTAATGTTTTTTATATTTTTATTAATTTTGATTATAATTATATTATTAGCTACACATGTAAGAATCGTTTCACAATCACAAGCTTTTGTAATTGAAAGATTAGGAGCTTATCTAACTACTTGGGACGTTGGACTAAATATTTTAATTCCATTTATAGATAGAATTGTTAGAAAAGTTTCACTAAAAGAGCAAGTTTTAGATTTTCCGCCACAACCAGTTATTACAAAAGATAATGTTACTATGCAGATTGACTCTGTAATATATTTTCAAATTACAGATCCAAAACTCTATACTTATGGAGTAGAAAAACCTCTTAGTGCTATAGAAAATCTAACAGCTACAACTCTTAGAAATATAATAGGAGAAATGGAGCTAGACCACACTCTTACCTCTAGAGATACTATTAATACAAAAATGAGAGCTATATTAGACGAAGCAACAGATCCGTGGGGAATAAAAATTAATAGAGTGGAG comes from Fusobacterium necrogenes and encodes:
- a CDS encoding MATE family efflux transporter — translated: MTDLTTGSPTKQMLKFAIPVCLGNLFQLFYSLTDTRIVGSTLGENTLAAVGASTAISTLLIGFLTGLTNGFSIIIAQNFGAKNEKNIRKSIGGTFLLGFLTALFISFFSVTFLKPILNILNVSNEIFSQSYGYIKIILLGIIATMFYNAFAGILRAIGDTIAPLIFLVIACGFNIFLDLYFILNLKMGVVGAAWATVTSQGISVLFCVVYMWKKYPNLRLKKEDFKIDIQLVKKLYGSGLSMGMMMSLVYFGTLALQIAINALGTNTIVAHTAARKITEFFMLPFGVMSVTMATYCGQNKGAREYKRIKIGIWQALYITWVWCAFILILSYTISPQLVYLVTGTRISEIINIAEKYLKINTIFYFVPAIICILRNAMQGIGDLITPIFSSFIELVGKVAVAFFLTPSIGYMGIIVSEPIVWILMVIPLIVMIIKNPIFKERTVKI
- a CDS encoding SPFH domain-containing protein — translated: MFFIFLLILIIIILLATHVRIVSQSQAFVIERLGAYLTTWDVGLNILIPFIDRIVRKVSLKEQVLDFPPQPVITKDNVTMQIDSVIYFQITDPKLYTYGVEKPLSAIENLTATTLRNIIGEMELDHTLTSRDTINTKMRAILDEATDPWGIKINRVELKNIIPPAEIQDAMEKQMKAERERREAILRAEGQKKSSILVAEGEKEAAILRAEAKKEAAIREAEGKAEAILKIQNAEAEAIRLLKEAGADKSVLTLKGMETFAKVANGNATKIIIPSELQNIVTLSEVFHESSKK
- a CDS encoding DUF2004 domain-containing protein; protein product: MKIRFFGEIDINKDYYETTIHLKDRDIQLDLDLEEVVGKKDWILEYDEYISNLSSFKEKIEEKLNEDFDDWGLTKEWIDWHIEEFDKKDIEKLTEETEKTLPIDEKLFRVINLVRVGIYPKYEDYAVWDFMLDKKFSSQILVVITDNKGEILDITWES
- a CDS encoding NfeD family protein; this translates as MWTWFFIGVVFLIIEGISFGLLSIWFAIGAFVTMFFTYLPIDYQFFIFIVISGISLLLIRKTTIVYLKSKRKEVDRIRKANVKVDNILIRGNERIYIVKLDGKIWESICKNKLEIDEIAQVKEIKGNKLLLIKLEDEILDI